The following coding sequences lie in one Allorhizobium pseudoryzae genomic window:
- a CDS encoding mandelate racemase/muconate lactonizing enzyme family protein, translating to MKITAVEPFILHLPLTSDSISDSTHSITHWGVVGARITTADGLEGYGFTGTHAHLASDRLITACIRDCYTPLLLGEDAGDHQRLWTKLARYPALQWVGRAGITHLALAAVDVALWDLAAKRAGVPLWSYLGGARTEALEAYNTDIGWISFSKEALVAGSARAVEEDGFTRIKIKVGHDDPNTDIARLAAVRQRVGEKVRIAIDANGRWDLPTCQRFCERARDLDIYWFEEPMWYDDVASHAALARNTAIPVALGEQLYTVDAFRTFINAGAVHYVQPDVTRLGGVTEYIQVADLALANRLPVVPHAGEMSQVHVHLSYWHPASTILEYIPWIKDHFQEPAAVENGIFIRPQQPGASTTPLADSMARYGKSIG from the coding sequence ATGAAGATAACTGCCGTCGAGCCATTCATTCTGCATCTGCCGCTGACGTCGGATTCGATTTCCGATTCGACGCACAGCATCACCCACTGGGGCGTCGTCGGCGCCCGGATCACCACCGCCGACGGGCTGGAAGGGTATGGCTTTACCGGCACGCATGCACATCTGGCCTCCGACCGGCTGATCACCGCCTGTATTCGCGATTGCTACACACCGCTGCTTCTCGGCGAGGATGCCGGAGACCATCAGCGGCTTTGGACGAAACTCGCGCGCTATCCGGCTCTGCAATGGGTGGGCCGTGCCGGCATTACCCATCTGGCGCTGGCAGCGGTGGATGTCGCTCTGTGGGATCTTGCGGCAAAGCGCGCGGGCGTACCGCTGTGGTCTTATCTCGGCGGTGCGCGAACGGAGGCGTTGGAAGCCTATAACACCGATATCGGCTGGATATCGTTTTCCAAGGAGGCCCTTGTGGCAGGCTCGGCGCGCGCTGTGGAAGAGGACGGCTTCACCCGCATCAAGATCAAGGTCGGGCATGATGATCCGAACACGGATATCGCCCGCCTTGCGGCGGTTCGCCAGCGTGTCGGCGAAAAGGTCCGCATTGCTATCGATGCCAATGGCCGCTGGGACTTGCCCACCTGCCAGCGTTTCTGCGAGAGGGCGCGCGACCTCGACATCTACTGGTTCGAAGAGCCGATGTGGTATGACGACGTGGCAAGCCATGCAGCACTCGCCCGCAACACCGCAATCCCCGTGGCGCTGGGCGAGCAGCTTTACACGGTTGATGCGTTCAGGACCTTCATCAATGCCGGCGCCGTCCACTATGTCCAGCCGGACGTCACGCGTCTCGGCGGTGTCACGGAATATATCCAGGTCGCGGATCTGGCTCTCGCCAACCGGCTTCCGGTGGTGCCGCATGCCGGTGAGATGAGCCAGGTGCATGTGCATCTCAGCTACTGGCACCCGGCCTCGACGATTCTCGAATATATCCCCTGGATCAAGGACCATTTCCAGGAACCTGCCGCAGTCGAAAACGGCATCTTCATACGTCCGCAGCAGCCGGGCGCCAGCACGACGCCGCTGGCAGACAGCATGGCGCGGTACGGCAAATCGATCGGGTAA
- a CDS encoding TRAP transporter small permease — protein MTEHPHAPISVEEMAHAFEEDAAPADLSSYAVEDWVTLAVFWGMGLSVFLQFFTRYVLNDSFAWTEEIAANCLVIVVFLGSVMCVRTMRHIQVDLIYRFLPTRIVRPLELVVDAVGIAFFAYITWLMWRYLEIVGEERMVTVDLPRGFVFYTVFAAFALMFLRSVHNLIKDLTGARTIREQAQDDIHAGGI, from the coding sequence ATGACGGAGCATCCGCACGCGCCGATCAGTGTGGAAGAGATGGCGCATGCCTTCGAGGAAGATGCAGCGCCGGCCGATCTCTCCTCTTACGCGGTCGAGGACTGGGTCACCCTCGCCGTCTTCTGGGGCATGGGCCTTTCGGTCTTCCTGCAGTTCTTTACCCGCTACGTGCTGAATGACAGCTTCGCCTGGACGGAAGAGATCGCTGCCAACTGCCTGGTCATCGTCGTCTTCCTGGGGTCGGTGATGTGCGTGCGCACCATGCGCCACATCCAGGTGGATCTCATCTACCGTTTCCTGCCGACCCGCATTGTCCGCCCGCTGGAACTGGTTGTGGATGCGGTGGGCATTGCTTTCTTCGCCTACATCACCTGGCTGATGTGGCGCTACCTTGAGATTGTCGGAGAGGAACGCATGGTCACCGTCGATCTGCCGCGCGGCTTTGTCTTCTATACGGTCTTTGCCGCTTTCGCGCTGATGTTCCTGCGCTCCGTCCACAACCTGATCAAGGACCTGACCGGCGCGCGGACAATCCGTGAGCAGGCGCAGGACGACATTCATGCAGGGGGAATTTGA
- a CDS encoding sialic acid TRAP transporter substrate-binding protein SiaP codes for MKLRLATLLGAAAVIAVSTLSAHAETVLKWAHVYETSEPFHTDSVWAAEEIAKRTNGRYKIDVFPASQLGKEADINQGLKLGTVDIIISGSSFAARDYKPIGVTYYPYTFRDPSHLLAYTKSDVFKKLAKGYEEKTGNHITAVSYYGTRHTTSNRPIAKCADMAGLKMRVPDVPAYLAMPRACGANTTPIAFAEVYLALQNGTVEAQENPLTTIEAKKFYEVQKNIVLTGHIVDHLNTVVSKSRWASLSDEDKQIFSDVMLEAAARTTKTIEAREKALVDEFKKKGISVTEVDRADFEKTVIEKVKLEDFGYEKADWEAIRAIK; via the coding sequence ATGAAACTCAGACTGGCAACACTTTTGGGCGCAGCCGCCGTCATCGCGGTATCGACGCTTTCGGCACATGCAGAAACGGTGCTCAAATGGGCGCATGTGTACGAAACCTCTGAACCCTTCCACACGGATTCCGTGTGGGCGGCAGAGGAAATCGCAAAGCGGACGAACGGTCGCTACAAGATCGACGTTTTCCCGGCCTCGCAGCTCGGCAAGGAAGCCGACATCAACCAGGGCCTGAAGCTGGGCACCGTCGACATCATCATCTCCGGCTCCAGTTTCGCCGCGCGCGATTACAAGCCGATCGGCGTGACCTACTATCCCTACACCTTCCGCGATCCGAGCCATCTGCTCGCCTACACAAAGAGCGACGTGTTCAAGAAGCTCGCCAAGGGGTATGAGGAGAAGACGGGCAACCACATCACCGCGGTCAGCTATTACGGCACCCGGCACACCACGTCGAACCGTCCGATCGCCAAGTGCGCAGACATGGCCGGCCTCAAGATGCGCGTGCCGGACGTTCCGGCCTATCTCGCGATGCCGCGCGCCTGCGGTGCCAACACCACGCCGATCGCCTTCGCAGAAGTTTATCTCGCCCTGCAGAACGGCACGGTGGAAGCCCAGGAAAACCCGCTGACCACGATCGAAGCCAAGAAGTTCTACGAGGTTCAGAAGAACATCGTGCTGACCGGCCACATCGTTGACCACCTCAATACCGTGGTCTCCAAAAGCCGCTGGGCAAGCCTGTCCGACGAGGACAAGCAGATCTTCAGCGACGTGATGCTGGAAGCCGCCGCTCGCACGACGAAGACCATCGAAGCCCGCGAGAAGGCGCTTGTCGATGAGTTCAAGAAGAAGGGCATCTCGGTCACCGAGGTCGATAGAGCCGATTTCGAAAAGACCGTCATCGAAAAGGTGAAGCTCGAAGATTTCGGTTATGAAAAGGCCGATTGGGAAGCCATCCGCGCCATCAAGTGA
- a CDS encoding VOC family protein has protein sequence MTLSPKRIDHLVLAVRDLDAAGAHYDTLGFQVGTRNRHPWGTENRIVQFQSSFLELIAVGDASLIPDHRPGHFSFGAFVRDYLARREGLAMLVLDSDDAKADASRFAEEGIGAFEPFFFERKGRRPDGSETHVAFTLAFALDPNVPQGSFFVCQQHYPEAFWNPAFQQHANGAVNVSAVTVEATDPARTADFLRAFSGGESQGPSFLLRHQGRIDVSAQPGEGRLTGFTIAVPELAVVAARLRQAGIAHTSSADAIRISENDGFGVQLQFKAME, from the coding sequence TTGACCCTTTCACCGAAACGGATCGACCATCTGGTGCTCGCCGTGCGCGATCTCGACGCGGCGGGTGCCCACTACGACACACTCGGCTTCCAGGTGGGGACACGCAACCGCCATCCCTGGGGCACGGAAAACCGCATCGTGCAGTTCCAGTCCTCGTTTCTGGAACTGATCGCGGTGGGAGACGCCAGCCTCATCCCGGATCACCGTCCCGGTCACTTCAGCTTCGGCGCATTCGTGCGGGATTATCTGGCACGGCGGGAAGGGCTCGCCATGCTGGTGCTCGACAGCGACGATGCGAAAGCGGATGCGTCACGGTTTGCCGAAGAGGGGATCGGCGCCTTCGAACCGTTTTTCTTCGAACGCAAGGGTCGCCGCCCGGATGGCAGCGAAACGCATGTGGCGTTCACGCTGGCCTTTGCGCTCGATCCGAACGTTCCCCAGGGGTCCTTCTTCGTCTGTCAGCAGCATTATCCGGAGGCCTTCTGGAACCCAGCGTTCCAGCAGCATGCCAATGGCGCGGTCAATGTCAGCGCCGTCACCGTTGAAGCCACCGATCCCGCACGGACTGCAGATTTCCTACGCGCTTTTTCCGGCGGTGAATCTCAGGGGCCATCCTTTCTCTTGCGCCATCAGGGACGGATCGATGTGTCGGCGCAGCCAGGAGAGGGGCGTCTCACGGGCTTCACCATCGCCGTCCCGGAACTCGCTGTCGTTGCGGCGCGGTTGCGGCAGGCGGGAATTGCCCACACGAGTTCCGCCGACGCGATCAGGATCTCCGAGAATGACGGCTTCGGCGTGCAACTGCAATTCAAGGCGATGGAGTAG
- a CDS encoding Ldh family oxidoreductase: protein MMDASARVSLAELTRFCQEILSGIGADPATADAATRAMMHGTRYGVDSHGIRLLPHYVQALEGGRINRTPALRTQGAFGAVMTLDADHAHGALAAYTAMEHAVRLAGQFGLGAVAIRNTSHFGPAGAYSLEAARQGFIGLTFCNSDSFVRLHDGAERFHGTNPIAVGVPTPGNDPWLLDMATSAVPFNRVLLYRSLGRPLPDAVASDKDGVDTTDANLTEMLAPVGAAFGFKGAALAGVAEIFSAVLTGMRLSFDIAPMGGPDFSTPRELGAFVMAIKPDAFVDRLTFDEGMRHYLERLRGSRPRDGGAVMAPGDREWAVAREREEEGVLLDPATATAFEALSGRLGIAAPTAMHRATQA, encoded by the coding sequence ATGATGGATGCATCCGCACGGGTGTCGCTGGCCGAGTTGACCCGGTTTTGCCAAGAGATCCTCAGCGGCATCGGCGCGGATCCCGCGACCGCAGACGCGGCAACGCGGGCGATGATGCATGGCACGCGCTATGGCGTGGACAGTCACGGCATCCGACTGCTTCCCCATTATGTGCAGGCGCTCGAAGGCGGCCGGATCAACCGGACACCCGCCCTGCGGACGCAAGGGGCTTTCGGCGCGGTGATGACGCTGGATGCGGACCATGCCCATGGGGCGCTCGCGGCCTATACCGCCATGGAGCATGCGGTCCGGCTTGCCGGCCAGTTCGGGCTGGGAGCGGTTGCCATCCGCAACACCTCGCATTTCGGTCCCGCCGGTGCCTATTCCCTGGAGGCGGCACGGCAAGGCTTCATCGGGCTGACTTTCTGCAACTCCGATAGCTTCGTCCGGCTTCACGACGGGGCGGAGCGCTTCCACGGCACCAATCCGATTGCGGTCGGGGTTCCGACCCCCGGTAACGATCCCTGGCTTCTCGACATGGCGACCAGCGCGGTGCCATTCAACCGCGTGCTGCTCTACCGCAGCCTCGGTCGGCCGCTGCCGGATGCCGTCGCCTCGGACAAGGATGGGGTGGACACGACGGATGCAAACCTGACGGAGATGCTGGCACCGGTCGGGGCTGCCTTCGGTTTCAAGGGCGCCGCTCTGGCGGGCGTCGCGGAAATCTTCAGCGCGGTCCTCACCGGCATGCGACTGTCCTTCGACATCGCTCCGATGGGCGGACCGGATTTTTCGACGCCGCGCGAACTGGGTGCCTTTGTCATGGCGATCAAGCCGGACGCCTTTGTCGACCGCCTCACCTTCGATGAGGGCATGCGGCACTATCTCGAACGGCTGCGTGGGTCTCGCCCCCGCGACGGGGGTGCCGTGATGGCGCCGGGAGATCGGGAATGGGCGGTCGCTCGGGAAAGGGAGGAGGAGGGCGTGTTGCTCGACCCTGCCACGGCCACGGCCTTTGAAGCCTTGAGCGGACGGCTCGGCATTGCCGCTCCCACAGCGATGCATCGAGCGACACAGGCATGA
- a CDS encoding GntR family transcriptional regulator produces the protein MQATLPATAPKLYRRACDMLAREIRNGLIAEGTRLTETAVAERFGISRAPARQALAELEELGFVRKAEGRGYDVQREGSVQSAGMIMTPVVDSVELQTLASWELIYPDVEIEVVSRTAIASWRINEALLARHYRVSRTVAREVVARLQERGIVRKDASARWVAPALTEKHINELYELRWVLEPLALERAVPNLPEGLLSRLRQNLEEAAAAEQVSSERLDQFEQELHVDLLGRCDNQALLRAVSLPQALLVAHHFLYRRTADLFASEPFLPEHLKIFECLERQDVVGACYALTEHLKVSRHRAMLRIHAVAQTIKPADLPYLERL, from the coding sequence ATGCAGGCGACTTTGCCCGCCACAGCACCCAAACTGTACCGACGTGCCTGCGATATGCTGGCGCGGGAAATCCGCAACGGCCTGATTGCCGAGGGAACGCGGCTCACTGAAACAGCCGTCGCCGAACGCTTCGGCATCAGCCGGGCACCGGCGCGCCAAGCGCTGGCCGAGCTGGAAGAGCTGGGTTTCGTGCGCAAGGCGGAAGGGCGGGGTTATGACGTCCAGCGAGAGGGGTCTGTCCAGAGTGCCGGCATGATCATGACGCCGGTGGTCGACAGCGTCGAACTTCAGACCCTGGCCAGTTGGGAGCTGATCTATCCCGATGTCGAGATCGAGGTCGTCTCGCGCACCGCCATCGCCAGCTGGCGGATCAACGAGGCCTTGCTTGCCCGGCATTACCGCGTCAGCCGCACCGTCGCGCGCGAGGTCGTTGCGCGTCTGCAGGAGCGCGGCATCGTCCGCAAGGATGCGAGCGCCCGCTGGGTCGCGCCGGCGCTGACGGAAAAACACATCAACGAACTCTACGAACTGCGCTGGGTGCTGGAGCCGCTGGCTCTTGAGAGGGCCGTTCCGAACCTCCCCGAGGGACTGCTGTCGCGGCTGCGCCAGAACCTGGAGGAGGCGGCCGCCGCAGAGCAGGTCAGCAGCGAGCGGCTGGACCAGTTTGAGCAGGAACTGCATGTCGATCTGCTCGGCCGTTGTGACAACCAGGCGCTGCTCAGGGCCGTCAGCCTGCCGCAGGCCCTGCTTGTCGCGCACCATTTTCTCTACCGCCGGACCGCGGACCTGTTTGCCAGCGAACCCTTTCTGCCGGAGCATCTGAAGATCTTCGAATGCCTGGAGCGGCAGGATGTGGTCGGCGCCTGCTATGCACTTACCGAACACCTGAAGGTGTCGCGGCATCGGGCCATGCTGCGCATCCACGCCGTTGCCCAGACCATTAAGCCGGCGGATCTGCCCTATCTGGAGCGGCTCTAG
- a CDS encoding FadR/GntR family transcriptional regulator has translation MFVALEPRRLYRQVAEQIRALIEAGELKAGSRLPPERELAERFAVSRPTVREALIVLEVEGHIQIRMGSGVYISSRPALVSPVRPDTDGEGPLEILQARCLIESGIAEEAARLVKPASLARIDAILDRMTNALDDAEAALACDRAFHTAIADIIGNSALKHFTGLIYDTRMSPYFTKLASYFEGPHTWKLALEEHRVIRDAIAAGDPAGAREAMRHHLTLAQKRFSESFGEEPSRED, from the coding sequence ATGTTCGTCGCGCTGGAGCCGCGCCGCCTGTATCGGCAGGTCGCGGAACAGATACGTGCGCTGATTGAAGCGGGGGAGCTGAAGGCCGGCTCGCGACTGCCGCCCGAACGGGAGCTGGCGGAACGTTTTGCCGTGTCTCGCCCGACCGTACGCGAAGCTCTGATCGTTCTGGAAGTGGAAGGCCATATCCAGATCCGCATGGGCTCCGGCGTCTATATCAGCAGCCGCCCGGCGCTTGTATCGCCTGTGCGCCCGGATACGGACGGCGAAGGTCCGCTGGAAATCCTGCAGGCCCGGTGCCTGATCGAAAGCGGCATTGCGGAAGAAGCCGCCCGTCTGGTCAAGCCCGCAAGCCTCGCCCGGATCGATGCCATCCTGGATCGCATGACGAATGCGCTGGATGATGCGGAGGCGGCACTCGCCTGCGACCGCGCTTTTCACACGGCCATTGCCGACATTATCGGCAATTCCGCACTCAAACACTTTACGGGGCTGATCTACGACACGCGGATGTCGCCCTATTTCACGAAATTGGCCAGCTATTTTGAAGGCCCGCATACCTGGAAACTCGCGCTGGAGGAACATCGCGTGATCCGGGACGCCATCGCAGCCGGCGATCCAGCCGGTGCCCGCGAGGCCATGCGGCATCATCTGACACTGGCGCAGAAGAGATTCTCGGAAAGCTTCGGGGAGGAGCCAAGCCGGGAAGACTGA
- a CDS encoding FadR/GntR family transcriptional regulator — translation MTLPKRLYQQIADQVRQLIQSGPYPAGARLPPERELAQTLGVSRPSLREALIALEIDGTIEIRMGSGIYVLSAAKPAASGRSLGESPTELMQARAVIESAVIARAAAAMTPETLKTLSSVVDSMRRDIAEGRKPIEQDRVFHLTIAESAGNSVLAEIVANLFDERHSPMSDRMRGRFETPETWLSALEEHEAILGALESQDPLAAQATMHAHLTASRRRWLEEN, via the coding sequence ATGACCTTGCCCAAGCGCCTATACCAGCAGATCGCGGACCAGGTCCGCCAGTTGATCCAGAGCGGCCCCTATCCGGCGGGTGCGAGATTACCGCCGGAGCGGGAACTGGCGCAGACACTCGGCGTGTCGAGGCCTTCCCTGCGGGAGGCGCTCATCGCGCTGGAAATCGACGGCACGATCGAGATCCGCATGGGATCGGGCATCTACGTCCTTTCGGCGGCCAAACCCGCCGCATCCGGACGCTCGCTGGGCGAAAGCCCGACCGAGTTGATGCAGGCGCGTGCCGTCATCGAAAGCGCGGTCATCGCCCGGGCTGCGGCCGCCATGACGCCGGAAACCCTCAAAACACTGAGCAGCGTCGTCGATTCCATGAGGAGGGACATCGCCGAAGGTCGCAAACCGATCGAGCAGGACCGCGTGTTCCATCTGACGATCGCTGAAAGCGCCGGCAATTCCGTTCTGGCGGAAATCGTTGCCAACCTCTTCGATGAACGGCACAGCCCCATGTCGGACCGGATGCGGGGCCGCTTCGAGACGCCGGAAACCTGGCTCTCGGCGCTCGAGGAGCATGAGGCCATTCTGGGCGCACTCGAATCGCAGGATCCGCTGGCGGCGCAAGCCACCATGCATGCCCATCTCACAGCATCGCGCCGCCGATGGCTGGAGGAGAACTGA
- a CDS encoding TRAP transporter large permease, translated as MLLLIGAFLLLLIIGTPVAVSMAVASLLYLVIYGVAPDIIAAQRMIAGVESFPLIAVPFFILAGNLMNIAGVTGRIYRFALALVGWMKGGLAQVNIIGSVVFSGMSGTALADAAGIGTIEIKAMKDHGYPVEAAVGVTAASATLGPIFPPSLPFVIYGMMANASIGALFMAGIIPGVVMTVLMMLTVYIFAKRKGWGSDTPFEFRQLMGASLEILIVLAFPAAIYLLILAGLSVNVAVLIGLAVLVALDWYFDFSAVMALMTPVLLIGGMTMGWFTPTEAAVAAVLWSLFLGLVRYRTMTLRTLAKASFDTIETTASVLFIVTAASIFAWLLTVSQAAQLFSDFMFNLTDNWWTFLIIVNLLLLVVGAFLDTIAAISILVPILMPVAARYGIDPVHLGLIITLNLMIGLLTPPVGMVLFVLSRISKLSVERTTLAILPWMIPLFIALGLITFVPAITLWLPTQLGLIR; from the coding sequence ATGTTGCTGCTGATCGGGGCCTTCCTTCTTCTGTTGATCATCGGTACGCCTGTCGCCGTATCGATGGCAGTCGCATCGCTTCTTTATCTCGTCATTTACGGTGTCGCGCCCGACATTATCGCGGCGCAACGCATGATCGCCGGTGTGGAAAGCTTTCCGCTGATCGCCGTGCCGTTTTTCATCCTGGCCGGTAACCTGATGAACATCGCCGGTGTGACCGGCCGCATCTACCGTTTCGCGCTGGCTCTCGTCGGCTGGATGAAAGGCGGGCTGGCGCAGGTCAACATCATCGGCTCGGTGGTCTTTTCCGGCATGTCCGGCACAGCGCTCGCCGACGCGGCGGGCATCGGCACCATCGAGATCAAGGCGATGAAGGATCACGGCTATCCGGTCGAGGCCGCCGTCGGTGTCACCGCCGCCTCCGCAACGCTCGGCCCGATCTTTCCGCCGTCGCTCCCCTTCGTCATCTACGGCATGATGGCCAATGCCTCGATCGGCGCGCTGTTCATGGCCGGCATCATTCCGGGCGTGGTGATGACGGTGCTGATGATGCTGACCGTCTATATCTTCGCCAAGCGCAAGGGCTGGGGATCGGACACGCCCTTCGAATTCCGGCAGTTGATGGGCGCCTCGCTCGAAATTCTCATCGTGCTCGCCTTCCCCGCGGCCATCTACCTGTTGATCCTCGCCGGGCTCTCGGTCAACGTCGCCGTCCTCATCGGCCTTGCGGTCCTTGTGGCGCTGGACTGGTATTTCGATTTCTCCGCCGTCATGGCGCTGATGACGCCGGTCCTTCTGATCGGGGGTATGACCATGGGCTGGTTCACGCCGACGGAAGCCGCCGTCGCCGCCGTCCTCTGGTCCCTCTTCCTCGGCCTCGTGCGCTATCGCACCATGACGCTGAGGACGCTCGCCAAAGCCTCCTTCGATACGATCGAGACGACGGCATCGGTGCTCTTCATCGTCACGGCAGCCTCCATCTTCGCCTGGCTTCTGACGGTCAGCCAGGCGGCCCAATTGTTCTCCGATTTCATGTTCAACCTCACCGACAACTGGTGGACCTTCCTGATCATCGTCAATCTCCTGTTGCTCGTCGTCGGCGCCTTCCTGGATACGATTGCGGCAATCAGCATTCTGGTGCCGATCCTGATGCCGGTCGCCGCGCGTTATGGCATCGATCCGGTGCATCTCGGCCTCATCATCACGCTCAACCTGATGATCGGCCTTCTGACACCGCCGGTGGGCATGGTGCTCTTCGTCCTCTCGCGCATCTCCAAGCTTTCGGTTGAGCGAACGACGCTGGCGATCCTGCCTTGGATGATCCCGCTCTTCATCGCGCTTGGACTGATCACCTTCGTGCCCGCCATCACGCTCTGGCTTCCGACGCAACTTGGTCTGATCCGCTAA
- a CDS encoding sugar ABC transporter ATP-binding protein: MGGVSLAHSEREPAPLLLKLDGVSKEFPGVKALQSVQLELRAGEVHAVCGENGAGKSTLMKIISGVYQRDAGEMLYKGQSVHFTSTLQSETAGIAIIHQELNLVPHLSVAENIYLAREPRRGFMVDRRKLRADSKRCLDRLGVDIDPDVQVRTLSVAQRQMVEIAKALSLDASVLIMDEPTSSLTEQEAQLLFRVIRDLKREGTGIIYISHRLDEMAEIVDRVTVLRDGRYISTDDFHAISVDDIVARMVGRSLDEKFPAPTRRPSQDVIFSVSGLTRQGVFSDISFDFRRGEILGFAGLMGAGRTEVARAIFGADPFDSGTITLEGRNLVIRDPGSAIEAGIAYLSEDRKAEGLAVKMPVDANLMLANMDAVANPAGVIDRELHRQSSQHYVDLLNIRTPSLSQPVRLLSGGNQQKIIIGKWLFRQPKIMFFDEPTRGIDVGAKLAIYRVMDELAAKGIGIVLISSELPEILGLSDRVAVFHEGRITATLTTRQTSQEDIMLYASGRGRQRERGMTHG, translated from the coding sequence ATGGGAGGAGTGTCGCTTGCGCACAGCGAGCGCGAACCCGCGCCGCTGCTTTTGAAACTCGACGGCGTGAGCAAAGAGTTTCCGGGCGTCAAGGCATTGCAGAGCGTGCAGTTGGAACTGCGGGCCGGCGAGGTTCATGCGGTCTGCGGCGAAAATGGCGCCGGCAAATCGACATTGATGAAGATCATCAGTGGTGTCTACCAGAGAGATGCCGGCGAGATGCTCTACAAGGGCCAGTCGGTGCATTTCACCTCGACGCTGCAGTCGGAAACCGCCGGCATTGCGATCATCCATCAGGAACTGAACCTCGTTCCGCATCTGTCCGTCGCTGAGAACATCTATCTGGCCCGCGAGCCCCGTCGCGGCTTCATGGTGGACCGGCGCAAGCTGCGCGCCGATTCCAAACGCTGTCTCGACCGGCTCGGCGTCGATATCGATCCGGATGTCCAGGTGCGCACGCTGTCGGTCGCCCAGCGGCAGATGGTGGAAATCGCCAAGGCGCTATCGCTTGATGCCTCGGTGCTGATCATGGACGAGCCGACCTCGTCGCTCACCGAACAGGAAGCACAGTTGCTGTTCCGCGTCATCCGCGACCTGAAGCGGGAAGGCACCGGCATCATCTATATCTCGCACCGTCTGGATGAGATGGCCGAGATCGTCGACCGGGTGACGGTCCTGCGTGACGGACGGTACATCTCGACCGACGATTTCCACGCGATCAGCGTGGATGATATCGTGGCGCGCATGGTGGGCCGCTCGCTGGACGAGAAGTTTCCTGCCCCGACGCGGCGCCCCTCGCAGGACGTCATCTTTTCCGTCTCGGGCCTCACCCGCCAGGGCGTGTTTTCCGACATCAGTTTCGATTTCCGGCGGGGCGAAATCCTGGGCTTTGCCGGATTGATGGGGGCAGGGCGCACGGAAGTGGCCCGCGCCATCTTCGGCGCCGATCCGTTCGACAGCGGCACGATCACCCTGGAAGGTCGCAACCTTGTCATCCGCGATCCGGGTTCTGCCATCGAGGCGGGCATCGCCTACCTCTCCGAGGACCGGAAGGCGGAAGGCCTCGCGGTCAAGATGCCGGTGGATGCCAATCTGATGCTGGCGAACATGGATGCGGTCGCCAATCCGGCCGGCGTGATCGACCGGGAACTGCATCGCCAGTCGAGCCAGCATTACGTTGATCTTCTCAATATCCGCACGCCAAGCCTCAGCCAGCCGGTTCGCCTGCTGTCGGGCGGCAACCAGCAGAAGATCATCATCGGCAAATGGCTGTTCCGTCAGCCGAAGATCATGTTCTTCGACGAGCCGACGCGCGGCATCGATGTGGGCGCCAAGCTCGCCATCTACCGCGTGATGGACGAACTGGCGGCCAAGGGCATCGGCATCGTGCTGATCAGTTCCGAACTGCCAGAGATACTCGGCCTCTCGGACCGCGTTGCGGTTTTCCACGAGGGCCGCATCACCGCGACGCTGACGACGCGCCAGACGTCGCAGGAAGACATCATGCTGTATGCCTCCGGCCGCGGCCGGCAGCGCGAGCGAGGAATGACCCATGGCTGA